Proteins found in one Arthrobacter sp. U41 genomic segment:
- a CDS encoding bifunctional methylenetetrahydrofolate dehydrogenase/methenyltetrahydrofolate cyclohydrolase: protein MTSAETAKTAQTARILDGRATAAAIKAELTERVAVLKARGIVPGLGTILVGSDPGSTWYVGGKHKDCAEVGITSIRRDLPEDTSQEDLLAVVRELNENPECTGYIVQLPLPRHIDQDAILEAMDPEKDADGLHPMNLGRLVANVSGPMQSPLPCTPKGCVELLTRHGISLNGKRVLVVGRGVTIGRPVGLLLTRKDVNATVILAHTGTVDLPGELRQADVVIAAAGQPHMIKAGDLKPGAIVLDVGVSRVDDGSGKAVVTGDVDPAAAGVAAWLSPNPGGVGPMTRAMLLANVVETAERQLAEADSSGAA from the coding sequence ATGACTTCTGCAGAAACTGCTAAAACGGCCCAGACTGCCCGGATCCTCGACGGCAGGGCCACCGCCGCGGCGATCAAGGCCGAACTGACCGAACGCGTGGCCGTCCTCAAGGCCAGGGGCATCGTCCCGGGCCTCGGCACCATCCTGGTCGGCTCCGACCCGGGCAGCACCTGGTACGTCGGCGGCAAGCACAAGGACTGCGCCGAGGTGGGCATCACCTCCATCCGGCGCGACCTGCCGGAGGACACCAGCCAGGAGGACCTCCTGGCCGTGGTCCGGGAGCTCAACGAGAACCCGGAATGCACCGGCTACATCGTCCAGCTCCCGCTGCCCAGACACATCGACCAGGACGCAATCCTGGAGGCCATGGACCCCGAAAAGGACGCCGACGGCCTGCACCCGATGAACCTGGGCCGGCTCGTGGCCAACGTCAGCGGCCCGATGCAGTCCCCGCTGCCGTGCACCCCCAAAGGCTGCGTGGAGCTGCTCACCCGGCACGGGATCAGCCTCAACGGCAAACGGGTGCTGGTGGTGGGCCGCGGCGTCACGATCGGCCGGCCGGTGGGACTGCTGCTGACCCGCAAGGACGTCAACGCCACCGTCATCCTGGCCCACACCGGCACCGTGGACCTGCCCGGCGAACTCCGGCAGGCCGACGTCGTGATCGCCGCGGCCGGCCAGCCGCACATGATCAAGGCCGGGGACCTCAAGCCGGGCGCCATCGTCCTCGACGTCGGCGTCAGCCGCGTCGATGACGGGTCCGGCAAGGCCGTGGTCACCGGAGACGTGGACCCCGCAGCGGCCGGCGTCGCCGCCTGGCTCTCGCCGAACCCCGGGGGAGTGGGCCCGATGACCCGCGCCATGCTGCTGGCCAACGTGGTGGAAACCGCGGAACGCCAGCTGGCGGAGGCGGACAGCTCCGGCGCCGCCTGA
- a CDS encoding ABC transporter ATP-binding protein, translating to MSSPSDAGPQYVITAENLTKRYGDVVAVDGISFSVPAGEAFGLLGPNGAGKSTTMKMIGGVSQRTSGNLSIMGLDPDQNGPEVRAHLGVVPQQDNLDEELKVRDNLLVYGRYFGLPMSYLRPKADELLEFAQLTDKAKSKVDALSGGMKRRLTIARSLINEPRILLLDEPTTGLDPQARHILWDRLFRLKEQGVTLILTTHYMDEAEQLCDRLIVVDKGKIMAEGSPASLIREYSTREVLELRFGSERNATVGAELAGIGERLETLPDRVLIYAHDGEAALEEVSARGLRPVTSLVRRSSLEDVFLRLTGRSLVD from the coding sequence GTGAGCAGCCCCTCCGACGCCGGCCCGCAGTACGTGATCACGGCCGAAAACCTGACGAAACGCTACGGCGATGTCGTCGCCGTCGACGGGATCTCCTTCTCCGTCCCCGCCGGGGAAGCGTTTGGCCTGCTCGGCCCCAATGGCGCCGGCAAGTCCACCACGATGAAGATGATCGGCGGGGTGTCCCAGCGGACTTCCGGGAACCTGAGCATCATGGGCCTGGACCCCGACCAGAACGGCCCGGAAGTCCGGGCGCACCTGGGGGTCGTCCCGCAGCAGGACAACCTGGACGAGGAACTCAAGGTCCGGGACAACCTGCTGGTCTACGGCCGCTACTTCGGCCTGCCGATGAGCTACCTCAGGCCGAAGGCCGACGAGCTGCTGGAGTTCGCGCAGCTCACCGACAAGGCCAAATCCAAGGTCGATGCGCTCTCCGGCGGCATGAAGCGCCGGCTCACGATCGCCCGCTCCCTCATCAACGAACCCCGGATCCTGCTCCTGGACGAACCCACCACCGGGCTGGACCCGCAGGCCCGGCACATCCTCTGGGACCGGCTGTTCCGGCTCAAGGAGCAGGGCGTCACCCTGATCCTCACCACCCACTACATGGACGAGGCCGAGCAGCTCTGCGACCGCCTGATCGTGGTGGACAAGGGCAAGATCATGGCCGAAGGGTCGCCCGCCAGCCTGATCCGCGAATACTCCACCCGCGAAGTCCTCGAGCTGCGCTTCGGCTCGGAACGCAACGCCACCGTGGGCGCCGAGCTGGCGGGCATCGGCGAGCGGCTGGAAACCCTGCCGGACCGCGTCCTGATCTACGCGCACGACGGCGAGGCCGCCCTTGAGGAGGTCTCCGCCCGCGGGCTGCGCCCGGTGACGTCACTGGTGCGCCGGTCCTCGCTCGAGGACGTCTTCCTGCGCCTGACCGGCAGGAGCCTCGTTGACTAG
- a CDS encoding ABC transporter permease, which produces MAGAASAAAPGAAPAPVLRAHSPEVSAARARRWGSLYFAEHVLRVMKSYGWTIVMYGVGQPVAYLFAMGVGLATLVDTNTEAGFGGVSYLTFIAPALLISAAVMTAANEFTFPVMDGFKWRRIYYGPHASPLTPQQIALGQVIAVTVRFLLQSAIYFVVVALFGASPSPWGWVSILVACLAGLAFGLPLMAYAASIKEDKGQFAMVMRFIVMPLFLFSGTFFPLDTLPLAVRWIGWISPIWHGTELGRVFSYGYQEAPLLTTAHLLFLLALTVTGWFLAKRQFIKRMGG; this is translated from the coding sequence GTGGCCGGGGCGGCGTCCGCCGCGGCGCCGGGCGCAGCGCCCGCTCCGGTCCTGCGGGCCCATTCACCGGAAGTCTCGGCTGCCCGGGCCCGGCGCTGGGGGTCCCTCTACTTCGCCGAGCACGTGCTGCGGGTGATGAAGAGCTACGGCTGGACCATCGTGATGTACGGCGTCGGGCAGCCGGTGGCCTACCTCTTCGCCATGGGCGTGGGCCTGGCGACGCTGGTCGACACCAACACCGAAGCCGGCTTCGGCGGGGTCAGCTACCTGACCTTCATCGCGCCGGCGCTGCTGATCTCGGCCGCGGTGATGACGGCCGCCAACGAGTTCACCTTCCCGGTCATGGACGGGTTCAAGTGGCGCCGGATCTACTACGGACCGCACGCCTCCCCGCTGACGCCGCAGCAGATTGCCCTCGGCCAGGTCATCGCCGTCACGGTGCGCTTCCTGCTGCAGTCCGCGATCTACTTCGTGGTGGTGGCGCTGTTCGGAGCCTCACCGAGCCCCTGGGGCTGGGTCTCGATCCTGGTCGCCTGCCTCGCCGGGCTGGCCTTCGGGCTGCCGCTGATGGCCTACGCCGCCTCGATCAAGGAGGACAAGGGCCAGTTCGCCATGGTCATGCGCTTCATCGTGATGCCGCTGTTCCTGTTCTCCGGCACGTTCTTCCCGCTGGATACCCTGCCCCTGGCCGTGCGCTGGATCGGCTGGATCTCACCGATCTGGCACGGCACCGAGCTGGGCCGGGTGTTCAGCTACGGCTACCAGGAGGCCCCGCTGCTGACCACTGCGCACCTTCTCTTCCTGCTGGCCCTCACCGTCACCGGCTGGTTCCTCGCCAAGCGCCAGTTCATCAAAAGGATGGGCGGATGA
- a CDS encoding ABC transporter permease, whose amino-acid sequence MSAVTTGHSVTEEARNRKFGPLYSRNVRAVVARGLMATKSSNWMVMLSGFFEPVLYLISMGVGLGAIVGSVQGPGGGEISYAAYIAPALLAVSAMNGAVYDSTWNVFFKMNFAKLYQGMLYTSLGPLDVAMGEIFLALLRGLMYATGFTAVMGLMGLITTPWAILMIPAAVLIAFGFASFGMGITSFMKTFQQMDWINFVMLPMFLFSATFYPLSVYPQYIQWLIQAMPLWHGVELLRQISVGAFTPATIIHVGYYLVMIAFGVLLTTGRLRRLFLK is encoded by the coding sequence ATGAGCGCGGTCACCACCGGCCACAGCGTCACCGAGGAGGCGCGCAACCGGAAGTTCGGGCCGCTGTACTCCCGCAACGTCCGCGCCGTCGTCGCCCGCGGGCTGATGGCCACCAAGAGCAGCAACTGGATGGTCATGCTCTCCGGCTTCTTCGAGCCCGTGCTGTACCTGATCTCGATGGGCGTGGGCCTGGGCGCGATTGTGGGCTCGGTGCAGGGCCCGGGCGGCGGGGAGATCTCCTATGCCGCCTACATCGCCCCGGCACTGCTTGCCGTGTCCGCGATGAACGGCGCGGTCTACGACTCCACCTGGAACGTCTTTTTCAAGATGAACTTCGCCAAGCTCTACCAGGGCATGCTCTACACCTCGCTGGGCCCGCTGGACGTCGCCATGGGGGAGATCTTCCTGGCCCTGCTGCGCGGCCTGATGTACGCCACGGGCTTCACCGCGGTGATGGGCCTGATGGGGCTGATCACCACGCCGTGGGCCATCCTGATGATTCCGGCCGCGGTGCTGATCGCCTTTGGGTTCGCGAGCTTCGGTATGGGCATCACCAGCTTCATGAAGACGTTCCAGCAGATGGACTGGATCAACTTCGTGATGCTGCCGATGTTCCTGTTCAGCGCCACCTTCTACCCGCTGAGCGTCTACCCGCAGTACATCCAGTGGCTCATCCAGGCCATGCCGCTGTGGCACGGCGTGGAACTGCTCCGGCAGATCAGCGTCGGCGCCTTCACCCCGGCAACCATCATCCACGTCGGCTACTACCTCGTGATGATCGCCTTCGGCGTGCTGCTGACCACCGGCCGGCTGCGCCGGCTGTTCCTCAAATAG
- a CDS encoding exodeoxyribonuclease III — protein sequence MSSALKKDNLRIASVNVNGLRAAYRNGMAEWLEPREVDILCLQEVRAPDAIVQQLIGEGWYILHAEAEAKGRAGVAIASRTEPLQTRVGIGDDYFATAGRWVEADYTVRNAEGEASRLTVVSAYVHSGEAGTPKQDDKFRFLDVMLSRLPELAKHSDHALVVGDLNVGHTELDIRNWKGNVKRAGFLPEERAYFDRFFGEDIGWKDVHRGLAGNVDGPYTWWSQRGQAFDNDTGWRIDYQMATPALAAAAVSAVVDRAPSWDTRFSDHAPLVVDYRL from the coding sequence GTGAGTTCGGCATTGAAGAAGGACAACCTTCGCATCGCATCAGTCAACGTCAACGGCCTGCGCGCCGCCTACCGGAACGGCATGGCGGAGTGGCTTGAACCGCGCGAAGTGGACATCCTCTGCCTGCAGGAAGTCCGCGCGCCCGACGCGATCGTCCAGCAGCTGATCGGCGAGGGCTGGTACATCCTGCATGCCGAAGCCGAGGCCAAGGGCCGTGCCGGCGTCGCCATCGCCTCGCGCACCGAACCGCTCCAGACCCGGGTGGGCATCGGCGATGACTACTTCGCCACCGCCGGCCGCTGGGTCGAAGCCGACTACACCGTCCGCAACGCGGAGGGCGAAGCCTCCCGGCTGACCGTCGTGAGCGCCTACGTGCACTCCGGCGAGGCGGGCACCCCGAAGCAGGACGACAAGTTCCGTTTCCTCGACGTGATGCTCAGCCGGCTTCCCGAGCTGGCCAAACACAGCGACCACGCCCTCGTGGTGGGCGACCTCAACGTCGGCCACACGGAACTGGACATCAGGAACTGGAAGGGCAACGTCAAACGTGCCGGCTTCCTGCCGGAGGAGCGCGCGTACTTTGACCGCTTCTTCGGCGAGGACATCGGCTGGAAGGATGTTCACAGGGGCCTGGCGGGTAACGTCGACGGCCCCTACACTTGGTGGTCGCAACGGGGACAGGCCTTCGACAACGACACCGGCTGGCGCATTGATTACCAGATGGCCACGCCCGCTCTCGCTGCTGCCGCAGTGTCAGCCGTTGTTGACCGGGCGCCGTCCTGGGACACCCGCTTCTCTGACCACGCCCCGCTGGTAGTGGACTACCGGCTCTAG
- the trpS gene encoding tryptophan--tRNA ligase — MQPSADSLHLGNYLGALVNWVRMQDEYDAIFFIPDLHAITVPQDPAELAHRTRVTAAQYIAGGVDVDKCTLFVQSQVPEHAQLAWVLNCITGFGEASRMTQFKDKASRHGSDQASVGLFTYPVLQAADILLYQPHGVPVGEDQRQHVELSRDLAQRFNTRFGKTFNVPAPFIQKESAKIYDLQNPTAKMSKSAESPAGLINLLDDPKVIAKRIKSAVTDAETEIRFDREAKPGVSNLLTIYSAITGQSVDSLVAAYQGKMYGHLKVDLAEVVSERLTPIRDRANELLNDPAELDRLLALGADKAREIASVTLRDVYAKVGFLPYAGTRGAR; from the coding sequence ATGCAGCCCTCCGCGGATTCCCTGCACCTGGGCAATTACCTCGGGGCCCTGGTGAACTGGGTCCGGATGCAGGACGAGTACGACGCGATCTTCTTCATCCCGGACCTGCACGCGATCACCGTTCCGCAGGACCCCGCCGAACTGGCCCACCGCACCAGGGTCACGGCCGCGCAGTACATCGCCGGCGGCGTCGACGTGGACAAATGCACCCTCTTCGTCCAGTCCCAGGTGCCCGAACACGCCCAGCTGGCCTGGGTCCTGAACTGCATCACCGGCTTCGGCGAGGCCTCCCGGATGACCCAGTTCAAGGACAAGGCCTCGAGGCACGGCTCGGACCAGGCCAGCGTCGGCCTGTTCACCTACCCGGTGCTGCAGGCCGCGGACATTCTCCTCTACCAGCCGCACGGTGTGCCGGTGGGCGAGGACCAGCGCCAGCACGTGGAACTCAGCCGCGACCTGGCCCAGCGCTTCAACACCCGCTTCGGCAAGACCTTCAACGTTCCGGCCCCCTTCATCCAGAAGGAGTCCGCCAAGATCTACGACCTGCAGAACCCCACCGCCAAGATGTCCAAGTCGGCGGAGTCCCCGGCCGGCCTGATCAACCTCCTGGACGACCCCAAGGTCATCGCCAAGCGGATCAAATCCGCCGTGACGGACGCAGAGACGGAGATCCGTTTCGACCGCGAGGCCAAACCGGGGGTGTCCAACCTGCTGACCATCTACTCGGCCATCACCGGGCAGAGTGTCGATTCCCTCGTCGCCGCCTACCAGGGCAAGATGTACGGCCACCTCAAGGTCGACCTGGCCGAGGTCGTATCGGAGCGGCTCACCCCCATCCGGGACCGGGCCAACGAACTGTTGAACGACCCCGCGGAGCTGGACCGGCTGCTGGCCCTCGGCGCGGACAAGGCCCGCGAGATCGCCTCGGTCACCCTGCGCGACGTCTACGCCAAGGTGGGGTTCCTGCCCTACGCCGGAACCCGCGGAGCCCGCTAG
- a CDS encoding 2'-5' RNA ligase family protein, which produces MSSASRVTANEPKRATARAVRSTASEVQEPHPDNGQRTDGISIGVILGFPAEIAEELQRWRASFGDPMAAVIPAHITLVTTTMTQDWEATRNHVRDVASKQEPFNVTIAGTGSFRPVSPVVFLNVEDGFGDCVSLHQQLQTGPLERELPFAYHPHVTVAHDVAPESLDEAETVLKNYRATFPVASMGLYEHDDNGIWQLREELDFGTEPDH; this is translated from the coding sequence ATGTCCTCCGCCAGCAGAGTCACCGCTAACGAGCCGAAGCGTGCCACCGCGCGCGCCGTCCGCAGCACGGCTTCGGAAGTCCAGGAACCCCACCCGGACAACGGCCAGCGCACCGACGGCATCAGCATCGGCGTGATCCTGGGCTTCCCGGCGGAGATCGCCGAGGAGCTCCAGCGCTGGCGCGCCTCCTTCGGCGACCCCATGGCGGCTGTTATCCCCGCCCACATCACGCTCGTGACGACCACCATGACCCAGGACTGGGAAGCGACCCGCAACCATGTGCGCGACGTCGCGAGCAAGCAGGAGCCCTTCAACGTGACCATCGCCGGCACCGGATCCTTCCGGCCGGTGTCCCCGGTGGTCTTCCTCAACGTTGAGGACGGCTTCGGTGACTGTGTCAGCCTGCACCAGCAGCTCCAGACCGGGCCGCTGGAACGGGAACTGCCGTTTGCTTACCATCCGCACGTCACCGTCGCGCACGACGTCGCGCCGGAAAGCCTCGATGAGGCCGAAACGGTACTCAAGAATTACCGGGCCACGTTCCCGGTGGCTAGCATGGGACTCTACGAGCACGATGACAAC